In Nocardia sputorum, a single genomic region encodes these proteins:
- a CDS encoding DUF6882 domain-containing protein: MSQSVPLTRLLDDAGLLSLEHRLHLEDVLGAHVWEVDLEGRRLEFLGDERSFVCTDVHLLGTADAETWLWGWVNPWDYPPSLLRAAETVRQFGLRYRVAELCSAELPVVHGGAAPEPYQVAGLMADAAKIVCGRWNSYCGIIDGACVAFLVEHPAFELPAPTASGLARVLAYGFGALPLTDHRRAVHSYLTRRGLVTEFLDDYRWLEFGGHGLAGEAEFDASGQIAHLDIRIAVAKSNSPLAAKTESAASH; encoded by the coding sequence GTGTCCCAATCCGTGCCACTGACGAGACTTCTCGATGACGCGGGCTTGTTGTCGCTCGAGCACCGGCTGCACCTCGAAGACGTGCTCGGCGCACACGTGTGGGAGGTCGACCTGGAAGGACGCCGGCTCGAATTCCTCGGCGACGAGCGCTCCTTCGTGTGCACCGACGTCCACCTGCTCGGCACGGCCGACGCCGAGACGTGGCTGTGGGGATGGGTCAATCCCTGGGATTACCCGCCGTCGTTGCTGCGTGCCGCCGAGACGGTGCGCCAGTTCGGTCTGCGGTACCGCGTGGCCGAATTGTGTTCGGCGGAACTGCCGGTGGTACACGGGGGCGCGGCGCCGGAGCCCTACCAGGTCGCCGGGCTGATGGCGGATGCCGCGAAGATCGTGTGCGGGCGCTGGAATTCCTACTGCGGGATCATCGATGGCGCGTGCGTCGCGTTCCTCGTCGAGCATCCGGCGTTCGAGCTGCCCGCGCCCACGGCGTCCGGCCTCGCTCGCGTGCTCGCCTATGGTTTCGGGGCGCTGCCGCTGACCGATCACCGGCGTGCCGTGCACAGCTACCTGACGCGGCGGGGCCTGGTCACCGAATTCCTCGACGACTACCGGTGGCTGGAATTCGGTGGCCACGGCCTCGCGGGAGAGGCCGAGTTCGACGCCTCCGGCCAGATCGCGCACCTCGACATCCGGA
- a CDS encoding sensor histidine kinase — protein MSADASMQERGPVAVRWSVAGRLRALPGSIGYLLVGGATGVAAMFAAVGLFVVAATSLGGVGIPAIPEYLRLIRPLTEFERRRAGKRLGAPIVVAYRPMTGGLRQRLVSAFGDPANGRDIAWLCVHGVPGMVVALFSIGLPLGVLNQLAIPVYWQIVPPGTVDSFGFVVDSWPLAGLSVLIAIPLAVLVLRLPTVARWQALLARTLLGPAPGAALAVRVAELTATRAAALDAHGAELRRIERDLHDGAQARIAAVIMQLGLADQLRERDPAASSDLVRKAQDTAEAALAELRDVVRTVYPPVLADRGLTSAISALAARSPIPVELDLDGAVAARQSRTEAPDSGRSKTRWPAAVEAAAYFVISEAITNATKHSAAENLRVSLGGDAGLLAVEVRDDGMGGARETEGGGLAGIRRRAEALDGRMVLSSPAGGPTEVRVELPCGL, from the coding sequence ATGAGTGCCGACGCCTCGATGCAGGAGCGCGGACCCGTGGCCGTGCGATGGTCGGTCGCGGGTCGGCTACGGGCGCTGCCGGGAAGCATCGGCTATTTGCTGGTCGGCGGTGCTACCGGCGTGGCGGCCATGTTCGCCGCGGTCGGCTTGTTCGTGGTCGCGGCCACCAGCCTCGGTGGGGTGGGTATTCCGGCGATTCCCGAATACCTGCGGTTGATCCGGCCGCTGACCGAGTTCGAACGGCGGCGGGCCGGCAAGCGGCTGGGCGCGCCGATTGTGGTGGCGTATCGGCCGATGACCGGCGGCCTACGGCAACGACTGGTCAGCGCCTTCGGAGATCCGGCAAACGGCCGGGATATCGCGTGGCTGTGCGTGCACGGGGTGCCCGGCATGGTGGTGGCGTTGTTCTCGATCGGATTGCCATTGGGGGTACTGAACCAGCTGGCGATTCCGGTCTATTGGCAGATCGTACCGCCGGGCACCGTCGACAGCTTCGGCTTCGTGGTCGATTCCTGGCCGCTGGCCGGGCTCAGCGTGCTCATCGCGATTCCCTTGGCCGTCCTCGTTCTCCGGCTACCCACGGTGGCCCGCTGGCAGGCGCTGCTGGCGCGGACGCTTCTCGGTCCGGCGCCGGGCGCTGCGCTCGCGGTTCGGGTGGCGGAGCTGACCGCCACCCGGGCCGCCGCACTGGACGCGCATGGGGCGGAACTGCGACGCATCGAACGGGATCTGCACGATGGCGCGCAGGCGCGGATCGCGGCGGTCATCATGCAGCTCGGGCTGGCCGATCAATTGCGGGAACGGGACCCGGCCGCATCGTCCGACCTGGTCCGCAAGGCGCAGGACACCGCCGAGGCTGCGTTGGCCGAACTCCGCGATGTGGTGCGAACGGTGTATCCGCCGGTGCTCGCGGATCGCGGGCTGACGAGCGCGATTTCGGCGTTGGCCGCGCGCTCCCCGATTCCGGTCGAACTCGATCTCGACGGCGCCGTCGCAGCGCGCCAGAGCAGGACCGAGGCACCGGATTCGGGCAGATCGAAGACACGGTGGCCGGCGGCTGTCGAAGCGGCCGCCTATTTCGTCATCTCCGAGGCGATCACTAATGCGACTAAACATTCCGCGGCCGAAAATCTTAGGGTATCCCTCGGAGGCGATGCCGGGCTGCTGGCCGTCGAGGTGCGAGATGACGGGATGGGCGGGGCACGAGAGACCGAGGGTGGCGGGCTGGCCGGGATTCGGCGGCGGGCCGAGGCGCTGGACGGGCGGATGGTGCTGAGCAGTCCGGCGGGTGGGCCTACTGAGGTTCGGGTGGAGCTGCCGTGCGGGTTGTGA